In one Brienomyrus brachyistius isolate T26 chromosome 7, BBRACH_0.4, whole genome shotgun sequence genomic region, the following are encoded:
- the LOC125746770 gene encoding uncharacterized protein LOC125746770 isoform X15, protein MMALGVNLMVICLVVVHYTDVGRSAGIGFPVKCDLGAGSSGTSSGPSEVQVAKSTSGSKEGTASYLTGTVGSQSGQGSFQYVAVQPDSGPIGRYASTVFVDFGRVQGQVVSQQGLTGSQQLGSGQGYAGAQQQLYQGQTSAQQPGSKQSYTTAQQLASQQGLTGSQQLGSGQGYAGAQQQWSQALTSAQQPGSKQSYTTAQQLASQQGPTGSQQLGSGQGCAGAQQQWSQALTSAQQLASQQGLTGSQQLGSGQGYAGAQQQWSQALTTAQQLASQQGLTSAQQPGSKQSYTTAQQLASQQGLTGSQQLGSGQGYVGAQQQWSQGLTSAQQPGSKQSYTTAQQLTSQQGLTGSQQLGSGQGYAGAQQQWSQGQTSAQQPGSKQSYTTAQQLASQQGLTGSQQLGSGQGAVGAQQQWSQALTSAQQLASQQGPTGSQQLGSGQGYAGAQQQWSQALTTAQQLASQQGLTGSQQLGSGQGYAGAQQQWSQGQTSAQQPGSKQSYTTAQQLASQQGLTGSQQLGSGQGAVGAQQQWSQGLTTAQQQWSQGLTSAQQPGSKQSYTTAQQLASQQGPTGSQQLGSGQGYAGAQQQWSQALTTAQQLASQQGLTSAQQPGFKQSYSTAQQLASQQGLTGSQQLGSGQGCAGAQQQWSQALTSAQQLASQQGLTGSQQLGSGQGYAGAQQQWSQALTTAQQLASQQGLTSAQQPGSKQSYTTAQQLASQQGLTGSQQLGSGQGYVGAQQQWSQGQTSAQQPGSKQSYTTAQQLASQQGLTGSQQLGSGQGYVGAQQQWSQGLTSAQQPGSKQSYTTAQQLASQQGLTGSQQLGSGQGYVGAQQQWSQGQTSAQQPGSKQSYTTAQQLASQQGLTGSQQLGSGQGYVGAQQQWSQGLTTAQQLASQQGLTGSQQLGSGQGYAGAQQQWSQGLTSAQQPGSKQSYTTAQQLASQQGLTGSQQLGSGQGYAGAQQQWSQGLTSAQQPGSKQSYTTAQQLASQQGLTGSQQLGSGQGFAGAQQLASRQGNCSSWTLYQKGVGSQQDYPTDQGLVSQQGSGTAVSLVSGQTFGSIQGFGSQAAWSSGSAKGEYQLGSALAPSALNPGRG, encoded by the exons ATGATGGCGCTTGGAGTTAATTTAAT GGTGATTTGCTTGGTGGTTGTCCACTACACTGATGTGGGACGGA GCGCTGGCATTGGATTTCCTGTGAAATGCGACTTGGGTGCTGGGTCTTCTGGCACCAGCTCTGGTCCCAGTGAGGTGCAAGTGGCAAAAAGCACCTCTGGTTCTAAGGAAGGCACTGCATCATACTTAACTGGCACTGTAGGTTCCCAGAGTGGCCAAGGATCTTTCCAATATGTGGCAGTCCAGCCTGACTCTGGCCCTATTGGTAGATATGCTTCTACAGTATTTGTTGACTTCGGTAGGGTACAGGGGCAAGTAGTGTCCCAGCAAGGCCTAACTGGTTCCCAGCAGCTAGGATCAGGACAGGGTTATGCTGGTGCCCAGCAGCAATTATACCAAGGCCAAACCAGTGCCCAGCAAC CTGGTTCTAAGCAGAGCTACACCACtgcccagcagctggcctctcagCAAGGCCTAACTGGTTCCCAGCAGCTAGGCTCAGGACAGGGTTATGCTGGTGCCCAACAGCAATGGTCCCAGGCCTTAACCAGTGCCCAGCAAC CTGGTTCTAAGCAGAGCTACACCACTGCCCAACAGCTGGCATCTCAGCAAGGCCCAACTGGTTCCCAGCAACTAG GATCAGGACAGGGTTGTGCTGGTGCCCAGCAGCAATGGTCCCAGGCCTTAACCAGtgcccagcagctggcctctcagCAAGGCCTAACAGGTTCCCAGCAGCTAGGATCAGGACAGGGTTATGCTGGTGCCCAGCAGCAATGGTCCCAAGCCTTAACCACtgcccagcagctggcctctcagCAAGGCCTAACCAGTGCCCAGCAACCAGGTTCTAAGCAGAGCTACACCACTGCCCAGCAGCTGGCATCTCAGCAAGGCTTAACTGGTTCCCAGCAGCTAGGATCAGGACAGGGTTATGTTGGTGCCCAGCAGCAATGGTCCCAAGGCTTAACCAGTGCCCAGCAAC CTGGTTCTAAGCAGAGCTACACCACTGCCCAGCAGCTGACCTCTCAGCAAGGCCTAACTGGTTCCCAGCAGCTAGGATCAGGACAGGGTTATGCTGGTGCCCAGCAGCAATGGTCCCAAGGCCAAACCAGTGCCCAGCAACCTGGTTCTAAGCAGAGCTACACCACtgcccagcagctggcctctcagCAAGGCCTAACTGGTTCCCAGCAGCTAGGATCAGGACAGGGTGCTGTTGGTGCCCAGCAGCAATGGTCCCAGGCCTTAACCAGTGCCCAGCAGCTGGCATCTCAGCAAGGCCCAACTGGTTCCCAGCAACTAGGTTCAGGACAGGGTTATGCTGGTGCCCAGCAGCAATGGTCCCAAGCCTTAACCACtgcccagcagctggc CTCTCAGCAAGGCCTAACTGGTTCCCAGCAGCTAGGATCAGGACAGGGTTATGCTGGTGCCCAGCAGCAATGGTCCCAAGGCCAAACCAGTGCCCAGCAACCTGGTTCTAAGCAGAGCTACACCACtgcccagcagctggcctctcagCAAGGCCTAACTGGTTCCCAGCAGCTAGGATCAGGACAGGGTGCTGTTGGTGCCCAGCAGCAATGGTCCCAAGGCTTAACCACTGCCCAGCAGCAATGGTCCCAAGGCCTAACCAGTGCCCAGCAACCTGGTTCTAAGCAGAGCTACACCACTGCCCAACAGCTGGCATCTCAGCAAGGCCCAACTGGTTCCCAGCAACTAGGTTCAGGACAGGGTTATGCTGGTGCCCAGCAGCAATGGTCCCAAGCCTTAACCACtgcccagcagctggcctctcagCAAGGCCTAACCAGTGCCCAGCAACCTGGTTTTAAGCAGAGCTACTCCACtgcccagcagctggcctctcagCAAGGCCTAACTGGTTCCCAGCAGCTAGGATCAGGACAGGGTTGTGCTGGTGCCCAGCAGCAATGGTCCCAGGCCTTAACCAGtgcccagcagctggcctctcagCAAGGCCTAACAGGTTCCCAGCAGCTAGGATCAGGACAGGGTTATGCTGGTGCCCAGCAGCAATGGTCCCAAGCCTTAACCACTGCCCAGCAGCTCGCCTCTCAGCAAGGCCTAACCAGTGCCCAGCAACCTGGTTCTAAGCAGAGCTACACCACTGCCCAGCAGCTGGCATCTCAGCAAGGCCTAACTGGTTCCCAGCAGCTAGGATCAGGACAGGGTTATGTTGGTGCCCAGCAGCAATGGTCCCAAGGCCAAACCAGTGCCCAGCAACCTGGTTCTAAGCAGAGCTACACCACTGCCCAGCAGCTGGCATCTCAGCAAG GCCTAACTGGTTCCCAGCAGCTAGGATCAGGACAGGGTTATGTTGGTGCCCAGCAGCAATGGTCCCAAGGCTTAACCAGTGCCCAGCAACCTGGTTCTAAGCAGAGCTACACCACTGCCCAGCAGCTGGCATCTCAGCAAGGCCTAACTGGTTCCCAGCAGCTAGGATCAGGACAGGGTTATGTTGGTGCCCAGCAGCAATGGTCCCAAGGCCAAACCAGTGCCCAGCAACCTGGTTCTAAGCAGAGCTACACCACtgcccagcagctggcctctcagCAAGGCCTAACTGGTTCCCAGCAGCTAGGATCAGGACAGGGTTATGTTGGTGCCCAGCAGCAATGGTCCCAAGGCTTAACCACTGCCCAGCAGCTGGCATCTCAGCAAGGCCTAACTGGTTCCCAGCAGCTAGGATCAGGACAGGGTTATGCTGGTGCCCAGCAGCAATGGTCCCAAGGCTTAACCAGTGCCCAGCAACCTGGTTCTAAGCAGAGCTACACCACTGCCCAGCAGCTGGCATCTCAGCAAGGCCTAACTGGTTCCCAGCAGCTAGGATCAGGACAGGGTTATGCTGGTGCCCAGCAGCAATGGTCCCAAGGCTTAACCAGTGCCCAGCAACCTGGTTCTAAGCAGAGCTATACCACTGCCCAGCAGCTGGCATCTCAGCAAGGCCTAACTGGTTCCCAGCAGCTAGGATCAGGACAGGGTTTTGCTGGtgcccagcagctggcctctcgGCAAGGCAACTGCAGTAGCTGGACCCTCTACCAGAAGGGTGTAGGGTCTCAGCAGGACTACCCCACTGACCAAGGCCTAGTATCCCAGCAGGGCTCTGGAACCGCAGTCAGTTTGGTTTCTGGCCAGACCTTTGGGTCTATTCAAGGCTTTGGTTCCCAGGCTGCCTGGAGTAGTGGGTCTGCAAAGGGAGAGTACCAGCTTGGCTCAGCCTTGGCTCCAAGTGCACTCAACCCTGGAAGAGGTTGA
- the LOC125746770 gene encoding uncharacterized protein LOC125746770 isoform X25, which translates to MMALGVNLMVICLVVVHYTDVGRSAGIGFPVKCDLGAGSSGTSSGPSEVQVAKSTSGSKEGTASYLTGTVGSQSGQGSFQYVAVQPDSGPIGRYASTVFVDFGRVQGQVVSQQGLTGSQQLGSGQGYAGAQQQLYQGQTSAQQPGSKQSYTTAQQLASQQGLTGSQQLGSGQGYAGAQQQWSQALTSAQQPGSKQSYTTAQQLASQQGPTGSQQLGSGQGYAGAQQQWSQALTTAQQLASQQGLTSAQQPGSKQSYTTAQQLASQQGLTGSQQLGSGQGYVGAQQQWSQGLTSAQQPGSKQSYTTAQQLTSQQGLTGSQQLGSGQGYAGAQQQWSQGQTSAQQPGSKQSYTTAQQLASQQGLTGSQQLGSGQGAVGAQQQWSQALTSAQQLASQQGPTGSQQLGSGQGYAGAQQQWSQALTTAQQLASQQGLTGSQQLGSGQGYAGAQQQWSQGQTSAQQPGSKQSYTTAQQLASQQGLTGSQQLGSGQGAVGAQQQWSQGLTTAQQQWSQGLTSAQQPGSKQSYTTAQQLASQQGPTGSQQLGSGQGYAGAQQQWSQALTTAQQLASQQGLTSAQQPGFKQSYSTAQQLASQQGLTGSQQLGSGQGCAGAQQQWSQALTSAQQLASQQGLTGSQQLGSGQGYAGAQQQWSQALTTAQQLASQQGLTSAQQPGSKQSYTTAQQLASQQGLTGSQQLGSGQGYVGAQQQWSQGQTSAQQPGSKQSYTTAQQLASQQGLTGSQQLGSGQGYVGAQQQWSQGLTSAQQPGSKQSYTTAQQLASQQGLTGSQQLGSGQGYVGAQQQWSQGQTSAQQPGSKQSYTTAQQLASQQGLTGSQQLGSGQGYVGAQQQWSQGLTTAQQLASQQGLTGSQQLGSGQGYAGAQQQWSQGLTSAQQPGSKQSYTTAQQLASQQGLTGSQQLGSGQGYAGAQQQWSQGLTSAQQPGSKQSYTTAQQLASQQGLTGSQQLGSGQGFAGAQQLASRQGNCSSWTLYQKGVGSQQDYPTDQGLVSQQGSGTAVSLVSGQTFGSIQGFGSQAAWSSGSAKGEYQLGSALAPSALNPGRG; encoded by the exons ATGATGGCGCTTGGAGTTAATTTAAT GGTGATTTGCTTGGTGGTTGTCCACTACACTGATGTGGGACGGA GCGCTGGCATTGGATTTCCTGTGAAATGCGACTTGGGTGCTGGGTCTTCTGGCACCAGCTCTGGTCCCAGTGAGGTGCAAGTGGCAAAAAGCACCTCTGGTTCTAAGGAAGGCACTGCATCATACTTAACTGGCACTGTAGGTTCCCAGAGTGGCCAAGGATCTTTCCAATATGTGGCAGTCCAGCCTGACTCTGGCCCTATTGGTAGATATGCTTCTACAGTATTTGTTGACTTCGGTAGGGTACAGGGGCAAGTAGTGTCCCAGCAAGGCCTAACTGGTTCCCAGCAGCTAGGATCAGGACAGGGTTATGCTGGTGCCCAGCAGCAATTATACCAAGGCCAAACCAGTGCCCAGCAAC CTGGTTCTAAGCAGAGCTACACCACtgcccagcagctggcctctcagCAAGGCCTAACTGGTTCCCAGCAGCTAGGCTCAGGACAGGGTTATGCTGGTGCCCAACAGCAATGGTCCCAGGCCTTAACCAGTGCCCAGCAAC CTGGTTCTAAGCAGAGCTACACCACTGCCCAACAGCTGGCATCTCAGCAAGGCCCAACTG GTTCCCAGCAGCTAGGATCAGGACAGGGTTATGCTGGTGCCCAGCAGCAATGGTCCCAAGCCTTAACCACtgcccagcagctggcctctcagCAAGGCCTAACCAGTGCCCAGCAACCAGGTTCTAAGCAGAGCTACACCACTGCCCAGCAGCTGGCATCTCAGCAAGGCTTAACTGGTTCCCAGCAGCTAGGATCAGGACAGGGTTATGTTGGTGCCCAGCAGCAATGGTCCCAAGGCTTAACCAGTGCCCAGCAAC CTGGTTCTAAGCAGAGCTACACCACTGCCCAGCAGCTGACCTCTCAGCAAGGCCTAACTGGTTCCCAGCAGCTAGGATCAGGACAGGGTTATGCTGGTGCCCAGCAGCAATGGTCCCAAGGCCAAACCAGTGCCCAGCAACCTGGTTCTAAGCAGAGCTACACCACtgcccagcagctggcctctcagCAAGGCCTAACTGGTTCCCAGCAGCTAGGATCAGGACAGGGTGCTGTTGGTGCCCAGCAGCAATGGTCCCAGGCCTTAACCAGTGCCCAGCAGCTGGCATCTCAGCAAGGCCCAACTGGTTCCCAGCAACTAGGTTCAGGACAGGGTTATGCTGGTGCCCAGCAGCAATGGTCCCAAGCCTTAACCACtgcccagcagctggc CTCTCAGCAAGGCCTAACTGGTTCCCAGCAGCTAGGATCAGGACAGGGTTATGCTGGTGCCCAGCAGCAATGGTCCCAAGGCCAAACCAGTGCCCAGCAACCTGGTTCTAAGCAGAGCTACACCACtgcccagcagctggcctctcagCAAGGCCTAACTGGTTCCCAGCAGCTAGGATCAGGACAGGGTGCTGTTGGTGCCCAGCAGCAATGGTCCCAAGGCTTAACCACTGCCCAGCAGCAATGGTCCCAAGGCCTAACCAGTGCCCAGCAACCTGGTTCTAAGCAGAGCTACACCACTGCCCAACAGCTGGCATCTCAGCAAGGCCCAACTGGTTCCCAGCAACTAGGTTCAGGACAGGGTTATGCTGGTGCCCAGCAGCAATGGTCCCAAGCCTTAACCACtgcccagcagctggcctctcagCAAGGCCTAACCAGTGCCCAGCAACCTGGTTTTAAGCAGAGCTACTCCACtgcccagcagctggcctctcagCAAGGCCTAACTGGTTCCCAGCAGCTAGGATCAGGACAGGGTTGTGCTGGTGCCCAGCAGCAATGGTCCCAGGCCTTAACCAGtgcccagcagctggcctctcagCAAGGCCTAACAGGTTCCCAGCAGCTAGGATCAGGACAGGGTTATGCTGGTGCCCAGCAGCAATGGTCCCAAGCCTTAACCACTGCCCAGCAGCTCGCCTCTCAGCAAGGCCTAACCAGTGCCCAGCAACCTGGTTCTAAGCAGAGCTACACCACTGCCCAGCAGCTGGCATCTCAGCAAGGCCTAACTGGTTCCCAGCAGCTAGGATCAGGACAGGGTTATGTTGGTGCCCAGCAGCAATGGTCCCAAGGCCAAACCAGTGCCCAGCAACCTGGTTCTAAGCAGAGCTACACCACTGCCCAGCAGCTGGCATCTCAGCAAG GCCTAACTGGTTCCCAGCAGCTAGGATCAGGACAGGGTTATGTTGGTGCCCAGCAGCAATGGTCCCAAGGCTTAACCAGTGCCCAGCAACCTGGTTCTAAGCAGAGCTACACCACTGCCCAGCAGCTGGCATCTCAGCAAGGCCTAACTGGTTCCCAGCAGCTAGGATCAGGACAGGGTTATGTTGGTGCCCAGCAGCAATGGTCCCAAGGCCAAACCAGTGCCCAGCAACCTGGTTCTAAGCAGAGCTACACCACtgcccagcagctggcctctcagCAAGGCCTAACTGGTTCCCAGCAGCTAGGATCAGGACAGGGTTATGTTGGTGCCCAGCAGCAATGGTCCCAAGGCTTAACCACTGCCCAGCAGCTGGCATCTCAGCAAGGCCTAACTGGTTCCCAGCAGCTAGGATCAGGACAGGGTTATGCTGGTGCCCAGCAGCAATGGTCCCAAGGCTTAACCAGTGCCCAGCAACCTGGTTCTAAGCAGAGCTACACCACTGCCCAGCAGCTGGCATCTCAGCAAGGCCTAACTGGTTCCCAGCAGCTAGGATCAGGACAGGGTTATGCTGGTGCCCAGCAGCAATGGTCCCAAGGCTTAACCAGTGCCCAGCAACCTGGTTCTAAGCAGAGCTATACCACTGCCCAGCAGCTGGCATCTCAGCAAGGCCTAACTGGTTCCCAGCAGCTAGGATCAGGACAGGGTTTTGCTGGtgcccagcagctggcctctcgGCAAGGCAACTGCAGTAGCTGGACCCTCTACCAGAAGGGTGTAGGGTCTCAGCAGGACTACCCCACTGACCAAGGCCTAGTATCCCAGCAGGGCTCTGGAACCGCAGTCAGTTTGGTTTCTGGCCAGACCTTTGGGTCTATTCAAGGCTTTGGTTCCCAGGCTGCCTGGAGTAGTGGGTCTGCAAAGGGAGAGTACCAGCTTGGCTCAGCCTTGGCTCCAAGTGCACTCAACCCTGGAAGAGGTTGA
- the LOC125746770 gene encoding uncharacterized protein LOC125746770 isoform X43, with protein sequence MMALGVNLMVICLVVVHYTDVGRSAGIGFPVKCDLGAGSSGTSSGPSEVQVAKSTSGSKEGTASYLTGTVGSQSGQGSFQYVAVQPDSGPIGRYASTVFVDFGRVQGQVVSQQGLTGSQQLGSGQGYAGAQQQLYQGQTSAQQPGSKQSYTTAQQLASQQGLTGSQQLGSGQGYAGAQQQWSQALTSAQQPGSKQSYTTAQQLASQQGLTSAQQPGSKQSYTTAQQLASQQGLTGSQQLGSGQGAVGAQQQWSQALTSAQQLASQQGPTGSQQLGSGQGYAGAQQQWSQALTTAQQLASQQGLTGSQQLGSGQGYAGAQQQWSQGQTSAQQPGSKQSYTTAQQLASQQGLTGSQQLGSGQGAVGAQQQWSQGLTTAQQQWSQGLTSAQQPGSKQSYTTAQQLASQQGPTGSQQLGSGQGYAGAQQQWSQALTTAQQLASQQGLTSAQQPGFKQSYSTAQQLASQQGLTGSQQLGSGQGCAGAQQQWSQALTSAQQLASQQGLTGSQQLGSGQGYAGAQQQWSQALTTAQQLASQQGLTSAQQPGSKQSYTTAQQLASQQGLTGSQQLGSGQGYVGAQQQWSQGQTSAQQPGSKQSYTTAQQLASQQGLTGSQQLGSGQGYVGAQQQWSQGLTSAQQPGSKQSYTTAQQLASQQGLTGSQQLGSGQGYVGAQQQWSQGQTSAQQPGSKQSYTTAQQLASQQGLTGSQQLGSGQGYVGAQQQWSQGLTTAQQLASQQGLTGSQQLGSGQGYAGAQQQWSQGLTSAQQPGSKQSYTTAQQLASQQGLTGSQQLGSGQGYAGAQQQWSQGLTSAQQPGSKQSYTTAQQLASQQGLTGSQQLGSGQGFAGAQQLASRQGNCSSWTLYQKGVGSQQDYPTDQGLVSQQGSGTAVSLVSGQTFGSIQGFGSQAAWSSGSAKGEYQLGSALAPSALNPGRG encoded by the exons ATGATGGCGCTTGGAGTTAATTTAAT GGTGATTTGCTTGGTGGTTGTCCACTACACTGATGTGGGACGGA GCGCTGGCATTGGATTTCCTGTGAAATGCGACTTGGGTGCTGGGTCTTCTGGCACCAGCTCTGGTCCCAGTGAGGTGCAAGTGGCAAAAAGCACCTCTGGTTCTAAGGAAGGCACTGCATCATACTTAACTGGCACTGTAGGTTCCCAGAGTGGCCAAGGATCTTTCCAATATGTGGCAGTCCAGCCTGACTCTGGCCCTATTGGTAGATATGCTTCTACAGTATTTGTTGACTTCGGTAGGGTACAGGGGCAAGTAGTGTCCCAGCAAGGCCTAACTGGTTCCCAGCAGCTAGGATCAGGACAGGGTTATGCTGGTGCCCAGCAGCAATTATACCAAGGCCAAACCAGTGCCCAGCAAC CTGGTTCTAAGCAGAGCTACACCACtgcccagcagctggcctctcagCAAGGCCTAACTGGTTCCCAGCAGCTAGGCTCAGGACAGGGTTATGCTGGTGCCCAACAGCAATGGTCCCAGGCCTTAACCAGTGCCCAGCAAC CTGGTTCTAAGCAGAGCTACACCACTGCCCAGCAGCTGGCATCTCAGCAAGGCCTAACCAGTGCCCAGCAAC CTGGTTCTAAGCAGAGCTACACCACtgcccagcagctggcctctcagCAAGGCCTAACTGGTTCCCAGCAGCTAGGATCAGGACAGGGTGCTGTTGGTGCCCAGCAGCAATGGTCCCAGGCCTTAACCAGTGCCCAGCAGCTGGCATCTCAGCAAGGCCCAACTGGTTCCCAGCAACTAGGTTCAGGACAGGGTTATGCTGGTGCCCAGCAGCAATGGTCCCAAGCCTTAACCACtgcccagcagctggc CTCTCAGCAAGGCCTAACTGGTTCCCAGCAGCTAGGATCAGGACAGGGTTATGCTGGTGCCCAGCAGCAATGGTCCCAAGGCCAAACCAGTGCCCAGCAACCTGGTTCTAAGCAGAGCTACACCACtgcccagcagctggcctctcagCAAGGCCTAACTGGTTCCCAGCAGCTAGGATCAGGACAGGGTGCTGTTGGTGCCCAGCAGCAATGGTCCCAAGGCTTAACCACTGCCCAGCAGCAATGGTCCCAAGGCCTAACCAGTGCCCAGCAACCTGGTTCTAAGCAGAGCTACACCACTGCCCAACAGCTGGCATCTCAGCAAGGCCCAACTGGTTCCCAGCAACTAGGTTCAGGACAGGGTTATGCTGGTGCCCAGCAGCAATGGTCCCAAGCCTTAACCACtgcccagcagctggcctctcagCAAGGCCTAACCAGTGCCCAGCAACCTGGTTTTAAGCAGAGCTACTCCACtgcccagcagctggcctctcagCAAGGCCTAACTGGTTCCCAGCAGCTAGGATCAGGACAGGGTTGTGCTGGTGCCCAGCAGCAATGGTCCCAGGCCTTAACCAGtgcccagcagctggcctctcagCAAGGCCTAACAGGTTCCCAGCAGCTAGGATCAGGACAGGGTTATGCTGGTGCCCAGCAGCAATGGTCCCAAGCCTTAACCACTGCCCAGCAGCTCGCCTCTCAGCAAGGCCTAACCAGTGCCCAGCAACCTGGTTCTAAGCAGAGCTACACCACTGCCCAGCAGCTGGCATCTCAGCAAGGCCTAACTGGTTCCCAGCAGCTAGGATCAGGACAGGGTTATGTTGGTGCCCAGCAGCAATGGTCCCAAGGCCAAACCAGTGCCCAGCAACCTGGTTCTAAGCAGAGCTACACCACTGCCCAGCAGCTGGCATCTCAGCAAG GCCTAACTGGTTCCCAGCAGCTAGGATCAGGACAGGGTTATGTTGGTGCCCAGCAGCAATGGTCCCAAGGCTTAACCAGTGCCCAGCAACCTGGTTCTAAGCAGAGCTACACCACTGCCCAGCAGCTGGCATCTCAGCAAGGCCTAACTGGTTCCCAGCAGCTAGGATCAGGACAGGGTTATGTTGGTGCCCAGCAGCAATGGTCCCAAGGCCAAACCAGTGCCCAGCAACCTGGTTCTAAGCAGAGCTACACCACtgcccagcagctggcctctcagCAAGGCCTAACTGGTTCCCAGCAGCTAGGATCAGGACAGGGTTATGTTGGTGCCCAGCAGCAATGGTCCCAAGGCTTAACCACTGCCCAGCAGCTGGCATCTCAGCAAGGCCTAACTGGTTCCCAGCAGCTAGGATCAGGACAGGGTTATGCTGGTGCCCAGCAGCAATGGTCCCAAGGCTTAACCAGTGCCCAGCAACCTGGTTCTAAGCAGAGCTACACCACTGCCCAGCAGCTGGCATCTCAGCAAGGCCTAACTGGTTCCCAGCAGCTAGGATCAGGACAGGGTTATGCTGGTGCCCAGCAGCAATGGTCCCAAGGCTTAACCAGTGCCCAGCAACCTGGTTCTAAGCAGAGCTATACCACTGCCCAGCAGCTGGCATCTCAGCAAGGCCTAACTGGTTCCCAGCAGCTAGGATCAGGACAGGGTTTTGCTGGtgcccagcagctggcctctcgGCAAGGCAACTGCAGTAGCTGGACCCTCTACCAGAAGGGTGTAGGGTCTCAGCAGGACTACCCCACTGACCAAGGCCTAGTATCCCAGCAGGGCTCTGGAACCGCAGTCAGTTTGGTTTCTGGCCAGACCTTTGGGTCTATTCAAGGCTTTGGTTCCCAGGCTGCCTGGAGTAGTGGGTCTGCAAAGGGAGAGTACCAGCTTGGCTCAGCCTTGGCTCCAAGTGCACTCAACCCTGGAAGAGGTTGA